Genomic segment of Aliarcobacter trophiarum LMG 25534:
TGGATATAAAGTGGTTGTAATTGACGATGGATATACAAATCCTGTATCAAGTTTTTTAAAACAAAATGACAATGTGACTATAGTTAGACATGAGATAAACAAAGGCAAAGGTGAAGCTATTTTAACTGGAGCAAAAAAAGCAAAAGAGTTAGGGTTTAACTACTTTGTAACTTTAGATGGAGATGCTCAACACAAAGCAAGTGAAATAATAAAACTTCAAAACTCTATTTCAAAAGATAATCAGATTATAATTGGAGCTAGAAACTTTGATATTGCAAATGTTCCAAATGGTTCAAAATTTGGAAGATGGTTTAGTAATTTTTGGGCTTGTTGGGATACAGGATACAAAATAACTGACTCTTTATCTGGTTTTAGAATTTATCCTACTTCTATACTAAATTTTCCTTATAAAACTTCAAAATTTGACTGGGAAATGGAAGTTTTAGTAAGACATGCTTGGGATGGAAATGAGATAATTGAAACAGTTATTGAGTGCTACTATCCAAAGGCAGAAGATAGAGTTAGTCATTTTAGAAAGTTTGAAGATACTATGGCAATAGTTTGGGTACATGTACAAATGCTTCCAATAAAATGGACAAATATGTTTTTAAATCTTTTTAGAGGTAAAAACTCTTAATGGCAACAATTCAAAGGGGAAGTGGATGGAGTATAAAATTAGTTTTTACTCTATATAAAATTTTTGGCTATAAATTTACATATTTTTTAATGTTTCCTGTAACATTTTTCTATTTTATATTTGCTTCAAATGTAAAAAAAGCTCTAAGAATATACTACAACAAGCTAGATATAAAGCTTACAAACAGAAGATATTTTAATCACCTTTTTATGTTTGCTATGTGTATGGTTGATAGATTTATCTCAAAAGCTGATTGCAACTCATACAATTTTAGCTATGAAAATAGAGATTTTATAAAACAAAGAGTTGATAATGGCTCTATTTTATTACTTTCTCATTTTGGTGGTTGGTCTGTTACAAATTGTAAAACTCTATCTAACAATATTATTAATGTTGTAATGAAAGAGGTTATTTTGGAGAGTATTAAAAAAATTGAAAACTCAATAAAAAGACCACTTGAAAATATAAGAGTGATAGATCAATCACAAAACCCAATAGAGGTCTCAATAAAAATTGCAAATGCAATATCAAACAAAGAGTGTATAGCTTTTATGGCAGATAGAGCAGTAGATAATAGATTTGAAGAAAAAATAGAGTTTTTAGGAGAGTTAGCTAGTTTTAATACAAACCCTTTTAAAGTAGCCTATAAGACAAAAACTCCTTTAACTTTGGTTTTCGTTATAAATAATGGTTTACAAAGTTATCATATTAAATCAAAAAAAATAGATATGAATTTTGATTTAGATGAGAAAACTGCCATTACTCTCTCTTTAAAAGAGTATGTAAAAAGTTTTGAAGATATTGTAAAACAGTATCCAAGTCAATGGTTTAACTTATATAATTTTTGGGAAAAGGCAATAGATTGATAATAGACAGTAGATATATAACTCTAAAAGAGATAATAAATAGCAATGAAATTGAGATTTCAAATGATAAGAATTTTATAAATCATATTAATGAGACTCATAACTTTTTAATCAATGAGATAAAAGATGGTAAGCCAATATATGGGATTACAACAGGATATGGAGCTAGTGGTAAAAACTATGTAAGTTATGAAGATAGTAAGATTTTACAAACAAATCTTTTTAGATTTCATGGATGCGGAGTTGGTAAAAAACTATCTTACAAAGTTTGTAAATATGCTGTTATTATGAGAACTATCTCTTTAAGTAAAGCTCGTTCAGGAGTTAGTATAGAGCTATTAAAATTCTTAGAGATGCTAATAAACAAAGATATTATTCCAGTTATTCCATCTCAAGGTTCTGTTGGTGCAAGTGGAGATTTAACACCACTTTCATATATAGCTAGTGTTGTTGCTGGTGAGAGAGAAGTTTACTATAAAGGTGAAATAAAAGATGTAATGGAAGTTTATAAAGAACTAAATATTACTCCTTATACTTTTAAACCAAAAGAAGCACTAGCAATTATGAATGGAACTACAATAATGAGTGCTATAGCATTAGCAAGTATAGAAGAGTTTGAAACTATTTTAAACTCAATGGAATCATTTGTTGCAGGAATGTTTGAGGTTTTATTAGGAGATGATACTCCTGTTGCTGATTTTGTACATCTTTCAAAGCCTTTTAGTGGACAAATAGAGAGTGCAAAAAATATAAAAAGAAAAATAGAAGGTTCAAAATTAACTCATGGAAGAGATGATAGATATGATAAATTTTTTGCAGATAATGAGTTAAATATCCAAGATAACTACTCAATGAGATGTGCTCCACAAGTTTTAGGAGTAATAAGAGATAATCTTCAAATCTCTAAAAATTGGGTAGAGCAAGAGATAAACTCTGTAAATGACAACCCTTTAATTGATGGTGAAAATAAAAAAATATACACTTCTGGAAACTTTTATGGTGGTTATGTAGCTCATGCCATGGATACACTTAAAATTTGTGCAGGAAATCTAGCTGATTTACTTGATAAAGAGTTTGCTCTTTTAGTTGACCATAAATTCAATCGTGGTTTAGGTGAAAATTTAAAACTGTCTTCTAAACCTTATTTTCATGGTTTTAAAGCAATGCAAATAACTCTTAGTTCACTTAGTGCTGATGTTATGAAAAATACAACTGCTGCTTCAATATTTTCAAGACCAACAGAATCTCTAAATCAAGATAAAGTTTCTATGGGAACAACAGCTGCAAATGATTTTTCAAAAATGATTCCTGATTTATATAATATGCTCTCTATTGCTTTTATAGGAATGGCTCAAGCTATTGATATAAGAGGAAAAGATTTAGTTTCACCATATCTTAAAAATATTTATGAAGATATTAGAAAAGAGGCAAAACCTCTATATGAAGATAGAAGAATGGATTTTGATATTGAAAAAATCTACACTCTAATTGAAATGAAAAAGTTTATATAGATGAAAAAAGTATTGGTAACTGGTGCAACAGGAAATATTGGAGAAGAGATTGTAAAAGAGTATGCAAAAAATGGATTTTTTGTATATATCCACTATAATAGTAACAAAGAAAAAGCTCAAAATTTACTAAAAGAGATAAATAATAGTGGTGAACTTATCTCTTTTGACATCACAGATAAAAACTCTATTAAAAATAGTTTAGAAAACCTTGAAATTGATGTTTTAGTAAATAATGCTGGAATAATAAAAGATAATCTTTTTTTCTTTATGAGTGATGAGAGTTGGGAAGATGTAATAAATACAAACCTAAATGGTAATTTTTATATTACAAAATTAATATCAAAAAACATGATGATGAATAAAAGTGGAAGTATTGTAAATATTGCCTCTATTTCAGGAGTTTGTGGAAATGCTGGTCAAGCAAATTATAGTGCAAGTAAAGGTGGTGTTATAGCTTTAACAAAAACTTTAGCAATAGAACTTGGTCGTTATAATATAAGAGTAAATGCTTTAGCTCCTGCAATAATTGAATCTGAGATGACAAAAGATATTCCAAATTTAAAAGAACTAAAAAAAACTATTCCACTAGGAAGATTTGGAAAAGCTAGTGAAGTTGCACGTTGTGCTTATTTTATGGGAGTTGAAGCTACTTATGTAAGTGGAGAAGTTTTAAATATTAGTGGTGGAATGATTAGATAAAAGATGAATCTAATAATCTCACTACTTTATGCACCAATAGTTTTATTACTTTTTAAAAACTTTGAGATAAAAAGTGTAGCTATTTTCGTTTTTATACTATCTTTTATTTGGTTTTTAATAAATTTAAAAAAAGGGTTTAAAGAGTATATGTTCTCTATTTTATATATGATATTTTCTACTATTGCATATTTTATATCAAATGGACTTTTTCTAAAAATTGTTCCATCTTTTTTAGCATTTATGGTATCAATGTTTGTTCTATATTCATACTTTACAAAGAGTAGTTTTGTAATATACTATATAGAAAAATTCAAAAAAAACCTAAGTAATGAAGAGAAGATTTATCTTCAAAATTCAACACTATTTTGGTTTTTTGTATCTTTTATAAATTTTATTATTCATATCTTTGTTTTATATTATGGAGATATTACAATTTGGGCTATTTACTCTAGTTTTGCTTGGTATCTTGTTTTTATCTTTGGATTAATCATACAAATTATTCATAAAAAACTATTTTTTAAAAAGGAAAATTATGCTTAAACTTTATGCTCTTTTATCTATTTTTGTTTTAAATCTATACTCATCTTCTATAAGTTTTAAAGAAGAGAAGTTTGTAAGCTCTTTACAAACTAGTGTTTATAAAGATGGTTTAATAGAGTTTAACAGTGATTTTATAAAGGTTTCATATAAAAACCTATCAAATAGCTATCTTTTTTACAGTGATTATTTACTAATCAAAGATAAAGAGAATGAGCAAAAATTCTCTTATGAAGAGAAAGTAGAACTATCACTATTTTCTAAATTACTAAATCTAATTTATAAAAACAAAAGTGAAGATATAAAAGAGTATTTTAAAGTGGAAAAAAATGAAAAAGAGACAATACTCTTACCAAATGAGTATTTAGCAAACTCAATAGAAAAAATTGAGTATAAAAAAATCGGGGATAGACTAGCTTTTTTAAAAATCTATTTTAAAAATGAGGATTATATAAAAATTGTTCAAAATTAAAAACTATATCTCTTTTGCTATTTTTTTAGTTATTTTATCTTTTGTTTTACTATTTAACTCTTTCTCTATAGTTTCAACAAATTTAGAGAGTGTTTTAGCAAATAGTGAACAAAAAGAGCTTTTAAAAAAATTTAATGAGTTTAAAATAAGTAAAAAACTATTTTTGTATGTAGATGGTTTAAATAATGATTCATTAAAAAAGATAAAAGATATTGAAGATCAACTTATTAAAAATAGCTCTTTAACTCTAGATAAACAGACACAAAATAGTACTTTAAAAGAGTACGAAAAAGAGTATTTTTTATATCAAAATATTAAAAATATAGATAGTTTAGAAAAAATAGATATAAACAAAGAGTTAGAAAAATTAAAAGAGAAACTTCTAAATTCTGAATTTACATATTTTACAAATGAAAATGACCCATTTATAATTTTTAAAAATGAAGAATTTAAAGGAAATTTTTATATAAAAAACTCTCATTTAGCTGTAAAAGATATGGGTTATTTCTCTATTTTCTCAATAAGTAGTGAAATAAACTCTATTTTACAATATGAAAAACTTTATAATGATATTCTATCTATCACAAAAAACAGCAAAGAGGTGGAGGTTTTTTCATCTCTTTTTTATTTTGTGGAGAATCAAAATATTATTAAAAATGATGTAGATAAGATAATTTATATAGCAACAACTATTTTAATACTTCTATATCTTATTATTTTAAGAGACTTGAAACTTCTTTTAAATGTAGTTTTTACTCTAAGTTCATCAATACTTTTTGCTCTTTTTATCTCTTCATTTATCTTTAAAGAGCTTAGTATTTTTGTAGTTGTTTTTGGAATATCAATATCAACCGTTGCTATTGATTATATGTTTCATCACTATGTACATCGCGAATATGAAGGAGATTTTAGATTTAATAAAGATGTATTTTTAGGAATGCTTACAACAATAACAGCATTTCTTATACTCTCTTTTGTCTCTTTCTCTTTGATAAAACAGTTAAGTCTATTTACAGTTTTTACTCTTTTATTCTCTTATTTTCAATTTGCTTTTGTATATCAGAAAATAGGCTTTTTATATAAAGACTCCAAACTATTTAATATAAAATCAATAGATAAAATATCACCTAAAATAGTTTTTGCCTTTACAGTTTTCATACTTATTATCTCTATTTTTAGTTTTAAATTTGACTCTAATCTAAAAAATCTTGATGTAGAGAATAAAAGGCTAAACTCTTTACAAGAGTTTTTCAATCAAAAAATTGCTTCAAATGATAAAGTCCCTTTTTTAATAAGAGCAAAAAGTATAGATGAGCTAATAAAAAACTCAAAAGAGCTTAAAATAGAACTTAAAAATAGCATGATTCCATTAGATAAACTAATATATAAAGATGAGTTTTTTCAATCAAAAACTATTTTGGATAGCAAAAATATAGATAACTTAAACGAAAAAATAAAGAAATTATCAAAAGAGTTTGGATTTAAAGATGGTTTTTTTGAAAACTCATATAGAGTTTCTCAAATAGAGCCAAAATATAGTTTAGATTTACTACAAAATATGGGCTTCGAAGTTTTAAAATCTAACGACTGGTACATAAGTTATATAAATGTCTCAAAAAATGAAGTTGAAAAATTAAGCAACTATGATTTTGTAATTAATTTAAGCCTTAAAACGATGTTTGAAGATGAGCTAAATAAGATTAAAAAAGAGCTCTTTTTATATGGCTCTTTAGCTATTTTATTTATAGTTTCAATAGTCTTAATAAACTATAGAAAAAATCTATTTATCTATTTATCTTTTCTATTTTTCCCATTCTCTATGATTTTATCACTTACTTTATTTATAGAGCTAAATGTTTTACATATTTTTATTCTTTTTATTATATTATCCATCTCTATTGATTATGGAATTTATATAAGTTCATACAAAAAAGATGTAAATACAAATAAAGCAATAGTTTACTCAATACTTACAACCTTTGCAGGTTTTGGAGTTTTGATTTTTTCAAATATAAATGCACTTTTTTCTATAGGATTAGCTTCTAGTGTTGGGGTGTTATCGATTTTATTTTTACTAATTTTTTTAAGAAGGTCAAAAATTGAAACTAATAGTTTATAATGATGATAAAACTACA
This window contains:
- a CDS encoding glycosyltransferase family 2 protein, which translates into the protein MKYDIIAVIPTLNNDKTIQSVVDDILSFGYKVVVIDDGYTNPVSSFLKQNDNVTIVRHEINKGKGEAILTGAKKAKELGFNYFVTLDGDAQHKASEIIKLQNSISKDNQIIIGARNFDIANVPNGSKFGRWFSNFWACWDTGYKITDSLSGFRIYPTSILNFPYKTSKFDWEMEVLVRHAWDGNEIIETVIECYYPKAEDRVSHFRKFEDTMAIVWVHVQMLPIKWTNMFLNLFRGKNS
- a CDS encoding lysophospholipid acyltransferase family protein, with the protein product MATIQRGSGWSIKLVFTLYKIFGYKFTYFLMFPVTFFYFIFASNVKKALRIYYNKLDIKLTNRRYFNHLFMFAMCMVDRFISKADCNSYNFSYENRDFIKQRVDNGSILLLSHFGGWSVTNCKTLSNNIINVVMKEVILESIKKIENSIKRPLENIRVIDQSQNPIEVSIKIANAISNKECIAFMADRAVDNRFEEKIEFLGELASFNTNPFKVAYKTKTPLTLVFVINNGLQSYHIKSKKIDMNFDLDEKTAITLSLKEYVKSFEDIVKQYPSQWFNLYNFWEKAID
- a CDS encoding HAL/PAL/TAL family ammonia-lyase, with the protein product MIIDSRYITLKEIINSNEIEISNDKNFINHINETHNFLINEIKDGKPIYGITTGYGASGKNYVSYEDSKILQTNLFRFHGCGVGKKLSYKVCKYAVIMRTISLSKARSGVSIELLKFLEMLINKDIIPVIPSQGSVGASGDLTPLSYIASVVAGEREVYYKGEIKDVMEVYKELNITPYTFKPKEALAIMNGTTIMSAIALASIEEFETILNSMESFVAGMFEVLLGDDTPVADFVHLSKPFSGQIESAKNIKRKIEGSKLTHGRDDRYDKFFADNELNIQDNYSMRCAPQVLGVIRDNLQISKNWVEQEINSVNDNPLIDGENKKIYTSGNFYGGYVAHAMDTLKICAGNLADLLDKEFALLVDHKFNRGLGENLKLSSKPYFHGFKAMQITLSSLSADVMKNTTAASIFSRPTESLNQDKVSMGTTAANDFSKMIPDLYNMLSIAFIGMAQAIDIRGKDLVSPYLKNIYEDIRKEAKPLYEDRRMDFDIEKIYTLIEMKKFI
- a CDS encoding SDR family NAD(P)-dependent oxidoreductase, with protein sequence MKKVLVTGATGNIGEEIVKEYAKNGFFVYIHYNSNKEKAQNLLKEINNSGELISFDITDKNSIKNSLENLEIDVLVNNAGIIKDNLFFFMSDESWEDVINTNLNGNFYITKLISKNMMMNKSGSIVNIASISGVCGNAGQANYSASKGGVIALTKTLAIELGRYNIRVNALAPAIIESEMTKDIPNLKELKKTIPLGRFGKASEVARCAYFMGVEATYVSGEVLNISGGMIR
- a CDS encoding MMPL family transporter; translated protein: MFKIKNYISFAIFLVILSFVLLFNSFSIVSTNLESVLANSEQKELLKKFNEFKISKKLFLYVDGLNNDSLKKIKDIEDQLIKNSSLTLDKQTQNSTLKEYEKEYFLYQNIKNIDSLEKIDINKELEKLKEKLLNSEFTYFTNENDPFIIFKNEEFKGNFYIKNSHLAVKDMGYFSIFSISSEINSILQYEKLYNDILSITKNSKEVEVFSSLFYFVENQNIIKNDVDKIIYIATTILILLYLIILRDLKLLLNVVFTLSSSILFALFISSFIFKELSIFVVVFGISISTVAIDYMFHHYVHREYEGDFRFNKDVFLGMLTTITAFLILSFVSFSLIKQLSLFTVFTLLFSYFQFAFVYQKIGFLYKDSKLFNIKSIDKISPKIVFAFTVFILIISIFSFKFDSNLKNLDVENKRLNSLQEFFNQKIASNDKVPFLIRAKSIDELIKNSKELKIELKNSMIPLDKLIYKDEFFQSKTILDSKNIDNLNEKIKKLSKEFGFKDGFFENSYRVSQIEPKYSLDLLQNMGFEVLKSNDWYISYINVSKNEVEKLSNYDFVINLSLKTMFEDELNKIKKELFLYGSLAILFIVSIVLINYRKNLFIYLSFLFFPFSMILSLTLFIELNVLHIFILFIILSISIDYGIYISSYKKDVNTNKAIVYSILTTFAGFGVLIFSNINALFSIGLASSVGVLSILFLLIFLRRSKIETNSL